A genomic stretch from Sulfurihydrogenibium azorense Az-Fu1 includes:
- a CDS encoding UbiA-like polyprenyltransferase: MINKLKTYLELIKFSHTIFAIPFGVSSVFIIEKGLPQVEKIFWIILAMVFARTAGMAFNRYIDIPIDKLNPRTKNWPSAKGEVKPWEMMALGLTASILFMYTAYKLNMLAFWLSPVVILLLLIYPAGKRFTQYVHLILGAVYFLIPVAVSIALKGSVELSAITLGVAMAFWVAGFDILYALQDYEFDKSLGIYSIPAKYGIKKSIFIARFFHFLTFLFILLTGFFAGMGLVYYIGIFILAGFLVYEHTLIKESDLSKINKAFFTVNGFVSIIYMVFVILDTYLGGLLWKM, translated from the coding sequence GTGATAAATAAACTTAAAACGTACCTTGAACTTATAAAGTTTTCTCACACGATTTTCGCCATACCTTTTGGTGTATCGTCTGTTTTCATCATTGAAAAAGGATTACCACAAGTAGAAAAAATTTTTTGGATTATACTTGCAATGGTTTTTGCAAGAACTGCTGGAATGGCTTTTAACAGGTATATAGACATCCCCATAGACAAGTTAAATCCAAGAACAAAAAACTGGCCATCGGCAAAAGGAGAAGTTAAACCTTGGGAGATGATGGCTCTTGGTTTGACAGCTTCTATTTTATTTATGTACACTGCCTACAAATTAAATATGCTTGCATTCTGGCTTTCACCTGTAGTTATTCTTTTACTTTTAATATACCCGGCTGGAAAGAGATTTACCCAGTATGTCCATCTTATACTGGGAGCTGTTTACTTTCTAATTCCTGTAGCTGTAAGTATAGCTCTTAAAGGTAGTGTAGAGTTATCGGCGATTACTTTAGGTGTTGCAATGGCGTTTTGGGTTGCAGGATTTGATATTCTTTATGCCCTTCAAGATTATGAGTTTGACAAATCGTTAGGTATATACTCAATACCTGCTAAGTACGGCATAAAAAAGTCTATCTTTATAGCAAGATTTTTTCACTTTTTAACATTTTTATTTATATTACTTACAGGTTTTTTTGCTGGTATGGGTTTGGTATACTACATAGGAATTTTTATTTTAGCTGGATTTTTAGTGTATGAGCATACATTGATAAAAGAGAGTGATTTATCTAAAATAAACAAGGCTTTTTTTACAGTTAATGGTTTTGTAAGTATAATATATATGGTATTTGTTATTTTAGATACTTACCTTGGAGGATTGTTATGGAAAATGTAA
- a CDS encoding FlxA-like family protein produces the protein MYKKLAVMGLIAGISVSSYANNDEKIKMLEEQIKLLQQQIQELKEAQKTASETKQETEALKEEIRKLRLEFAMPEFENKSYYGLGPAASKAMFNPKGISIGGYGELTFVHNDVNARDGAKSIADMQRFIIYLGYAFNEKLKFNSELELEHSSTSGSHGTGGGYFKTEFAFLDYNFRPEFGVRGGLLLMPVGIINEYHEPPTFPTAQRPFLETRILLSTWDEMGAGIYGKINNLEYKFYITNGLMIKGNGGYSDTQPLKNLIQRGARAVSEKVGFTGRLDYNLFDKVKVGMSFWTGDVQSKGGSDSALGLRRGTDIGNITIISPHLWYQDKGWDVRFVGASVKIDDAKKIGNDLGITRFPSKQEGFYFQVAYDILRLFKLDTMQEFYLFGNYEYLNTHKSVPAGFTKPNGHKLNVYNFGFSYKPHPLVALKADYVRLNYSPNKKDENEYRFTLGFMF, from the coding sequence ATGTATAAAAAACTTGCAGTTATGGGTTTAATAGCCGGTATATCTGTCTCTTCTTATGCAAACAACGATGAAAAAATAAAAATGTTAGAAGAGCAGATAAAACTACTTCAACAGCAGATACAAGAGTTAAAAGAAGCTCAAAAAACGGCTTCTGAGACAAAGCAAGAGACGGAAGCATTAAAGGAAGAGATTAGAAAGCTTAGACTTGAATTTGCTATGCCAGAGTTTGAAAACAAGTCTTACTACGGTCTTGGTCCTGCAGCTTCAAAGGCAATGTTTAATCCAAAGGGCATTTCTATAGGCGGTTATGGAGAATTAACCTTTGTTCACAACGATGTTAATGCCAGAGACGGAGCAAAGAGTATTGCTGACATGCAAAGATTTATAATATATTTAGGATATGCTTTTAACGAGAAATTAAAATTTAACTCTGAACTTGAACTTGAACATTCTTCTACAAGTGGTAGTCATGGAACAGGAGGAGGATACTTTAAGACTGAGTTTGCGTTTTTAGACTATAATTTTAGACCTGAGTTTGGTGTAAGGGGTGGTTTACTACTAATGCCTGTTGGAATAATAAATGAATATCACGAACCTCCAACTTTTCCGACTGCTCAGAGACCTTTTCTGGAGACTAGAATACTTTTATCAACTTGGGATGAGATGGGTGCAGGTATATACGGTAAAATTAACAATTTAGAATACAAATTCTATATAACTAACGGATTAATGATAAAAGGTAACGGTGGTTATAGTGATACACAACCACTTAAAAATTTAATCCAGAGAGGTGCAAGAGCAGTATCTGAAAAGGTTGGTTTTACAGGAAGGTTAGATTACAACTTATTTGATAAAGTTAAAGTAGGAATGTCATTCTGGACTGGAGATGTACAGAGTAAAGGGGGAAGCGATAGTGCATTAGGTCTTAGAAGAGGAACAGATATTGGAAATATTACTATAATATCTCCTCACCTTTGGTATCAGGATAAAGGATGGGATGTTAGATTTGTAGGTGCATCAGTTAAGATAGATGATGCCAAAAAAATAGGAAATGATTTAGGTATAACAAGATTTCCTTCCAAACAAGAAGGTTTTTACTTCCAAGTTGCATACGATATCTTAAGACTGTTTAAGTTAGATACGATGCAAGAGTTTTATCTTTTTGGAAACTATGAATATCTAAATACTCATAAAAGTGTTCCAGCAGGCTTTACAAAACCAAACGGACACAAGCTAAACGTTTATAATTTTGGTTTCTCTTACAAACCACATCCTCTAGTTGCATTGAAAGCTGATTATGTAAGGTTGAATTACAGTCCAAACAAGAAAGATGAAAATGAGTATAGATTTACTCTTGGATTTATGTTTTAA
- a CDS encoding metal ABC transporter substrate-binding protein has translation MKKFLYIFITFLLTLNIANAKMKIVTTYPYIASITKEIVQDKAQVDYLAFGNLDPHFVVPKPSLTVKLRDADLLIINGASLEVGWLPPLLNQANNAKIQPSSSAFLDLFQFVKLIEKPENVSRAAGDVHPEGNPHFHLDPYNILVISDVITAKLCKLDTKNCPSYEENNKAFKQKFKEKLQHWNEKLAKVKGMKVVQYHKLYDYLLNRYQIVAVGSIEPLPGIPPTARHLEKLIDTIKVEKVSLILQDVYHPTKPAQFLSEKSGVKYVILPHDVGSLPQVKDIFTLFDEIVERLTQ, from the coding sequence ATGAAGAAGTTCTTATACATTTTTATCACTTTCTTACTAACTCTAAACATAGCAAACGCAAAAATGAAGATAGTTACAACTTATCCATACATAGCAAGTATTACCAAGGAAATAGTTCAGGATAAGGCTCAAGTTGATTATCTTGCTTTTGGCAATTTGGACCCTCACTTTGTAGTTCCAAAACCTTCTTTAACTGTAAAACTTAGAGATGCAGACCTTCTTATAATAAACGGAGCTTCCTTGGAAGTTGGCTGGCTTCCTCCACTTTTAAACCAAGCTAACAACGCTAAAATACAACCTTCATCATCTGCATTTTTAGACTTATTTCAGTTTGTGAAACTTATTGAAAAACCTGAGAATGTCTCAAGAGCTGCTGGTGATGTCCACCCGGAAGGAAACCCTCACTTTCACTTAGACCCTTACAACATCTTGGTAATATCAGACGTTATAACTGCTAAACTTTGTAAATTAGATACTAAAAACTGTCCGTCTTACGAAGAAAACAATAAAGCTTTTAAACAAAAATTCAAAGAAAAACTACAGCATTGGAACGAAAAACTTGCAAAAGTAAAAGGTATGAAGGTAGTTCAGTACCACAAACTTTATGACTACCTTTTAAACAGGTACCAAATTGTTGCAGTTGGTAGTATAGAACCTCTTCCTGGTATTCCTCCAACAGCAAGACACCTTGAAAAACTTATTGATACAATAAAAGTAGAAAAAGTAAGTCTTATACTACAAGATGTTTACCATCCTACAAAGCCAGCTCAATTTTTAAGTGAAAAATCAGGAGTAAAGTATGTGATACTTCCTCACGATGTTGGGTCATTACCTCAAGTAAAAGATATATTTACTTTATTTGATGAGATAGTAGAGAGGTTAACACAATGA
- the fabZ gene encoding 3-hydroxyacyl-ACP dehydratase FabZ — translation MENVMDIMKVLPHRYPFLLVDRILELDVENMKIKALKNVTYNEPFFVGHFPDNPVMPGVLIIEAMAQVGAYLMLKKANITNGTVLFASIEEAKFRKPVVPGDQIIFEVEGINIKRSMGKIKAVAKVDGQVVCEAILMAAVK, via the coding sequence ATGGAAAATGTAATGGATATTATGAAGGTCTTACCTCACAGATACCCCTTTTTACTTGTTGATAGGATATTAGAGTTAGATGTTGAAAATATGAAGATAAAAGCATTAAAAAATGTAACTTACAATGAGCCTTTTTTTGTAGGACACTTTCCTGATAACCCTGTGATGCCCGGAGTTTTAATTATAGAGGCTATGGCTCAAGTTGGAGCCTACTTAATGTTAAAAAAGGCAAACATAACAAATGGGACCGTTTTATTTGCAAGTATAGAAGAAGCTAAGTTTAGAAAACCAGTAGTCCCGGGAGACCAAATTATTTTTGAAGTAGAAGGAATAAACATAAAAAGATCGATGGGAAAAATAAAAGCCGTTGCAAAAGTTGACGGGCAGGTTGTTTGTGAAGCAATCTTAATGGCAGCTGTTAAGTAA
- a CDS encoding metal ABC transporter permease has product MIELLIPPILLSFVLLLIHSYYGLQIIKRNIIFTDLAIGQMAALGVAISLYLFGGKYLYPVSLLFAVFTALLIAYINHKEKSLQEAFIGLIYALGISGVFIVMSKSPHGLEELNNLLAYDILFTSYGDILKVSILYLFIGLVLYFFVRKIEGFLKDVLFFTTFAITLTSSVKLAGVLVVFSILIAPSLIALKLFNKNHILYATAVGSLLILISIILSYNFDLPTGYTIVFINTLSALATILFKK; this is encoded by the coding sequence ATGATTGAACTTCTTATACCACCTATTTTACTGAGTTTTGTTTTACTACTTATTCACTCTTACTACGGACTACAGATAATAAAAAGAAACATAATATTCACAGACTTAGCAATTGGACAGATGGCAGCTCTGGGAGTTGCCATCTCCCTTTACCTTTTTGGAGGAAAGTATTTATATCCAGTATCTCTACTTTTTGCAGTTTTTACAGCTCTCTTAATAGCTTATATAAACCACAAAGAGAAATCTCTCCAAGAAGCTTTTATAGGGTTAATCTATGCCCTTGGAATATCGGGAGTGTTTATAGTAATGTCAAAGTCTCCCCACGGATTAGAAGAGTTAAACAACCTACTTGCTTACGATATTCTCTTTACATCATATGGTGATATACTCAAAGTTTCTATTCTTTACTTATTTATAGGACTAGTTTTATACTTTTTTGTAAGAAAGATAGAAGGATTTTTAAAAGACGTTTTATTTTTTACAACCTTTGCAATAACACTAACCAGCTCTGTAAAACTGGCAGGAGTGTTAGTTGTCTTTTCAATACTTATAGCACCATCTTTAATAGCTTTAAAACTTTTTAATAAAAATCATATACTTTATGCTACTGCTGTAGGTTCATTACTAATATTAATATCTATAATACTATCTTACAACTTTGACCTACCAACAGGATACACTATAGTGTTTATAAATACATTATCAGCTTTAGCAACAATTTTATTCAAAAAATGA
- a CDS encoding glycosyltransferase family 2 protein gives MKLSVLILTKNEERNIERAIRSVLGIADEIIVLDSGSTDKTVEIAKNLGTTVFFREFDDYTSQKNYGLSLCSGEWIFVLDADEELSKELQENIKRELENPKYECYEVPRRTYYLGRFLNYVWYPEYRKRLFKKGKVRYEGKIHEEVLCQGKVGRLEGDLYHYSYKDLYHQFIKTIDYAKKMAQVMHSQGKKFKLYKLILNPFIIFFKLYFFKLGFLEGTRGFIIAFSGFLYVFLKYAFLYELELKEKYKDKLWL, from the coding sequence ATGAAACTATCAGTTTTAATTTTAACAAAAAACGAAGAGAGAAATATAGAAAGAGCAATAAGGAGCGTTTTAGGTATTGCCGATGAAATTATTGTTTTAGACAGTGGCTCTACAGATAAAACCGTTGAGATAGCAAAAAATTTGGGAACTACAGTTTTTTTCAGAGAGTTTGACGATTACACTTCTCAAAAAAATTATGGATTGAGTTTATGTAGTGGAGAATGGATTTTTGTTTTAGATGCAGATGAAGAACTTTCAAAAGAACTCCAAGAAAACATAAAAAGGGAACTTGAAAACCCTAAATATGAATGTTATGAGGTCCCAAGAAGAACTTACTACCTTGGTAGGTTTTTAAACTACGTATGGTACCCAGAGTATAGAAAAAGACTATTTAAGAAGGGAAAAGTAAGATATGAAGGGAAAATCCACGAAGAAGTTTTATGCCAAGGAAAAGTTGGAAGGTTAGAAGGAGACCTTTACCACTACTCTTACAAAGACCTTTACCACCAGTTTATCAAAACCATAGATTATGCCAAAAAAATGGCACAGGTTATGCACTCTCAAGGTAAAAAGTTTAAACTTTATAAACTCATACTAAATCCATTTATTATATTCTTTAAACTTTACTTTTTTAAACTTGGATTTTTAGAAGGTACAAGGGGATTTATAATAGCCTTTTCGGGATTTTTATACGTCTTTTTAAAATATGCTTTTCTATACGAACTTGAGCTTAAAGAAAAGTATAAAGATAAACTCTGGCTTTAA
- a CDS encoding FMN-binding protein: protein MERVEGGGIILEKIVEDKMLKRFLILILVVALFSYASGKKPEDVLIRIYPGSTVEVKNFTLSPQQVEKIRQLSKIKFDSRLVSLYIVKKDGKILAYGYVDVHTVRTKPEIVLYTITPDGKLDVVEVLYFGEPLEYLPEENWFKNFKGKSLDKDSIKTRSDIPNVSGATLTSKAVTDYARLALAIWKVLVGDEK, encoded by the coding sequence ATGGAAAGAGTTGAGGGAGGGGGTATAATTTTAGAAAAAATTGTAGAGGATAAAATGTTAAAAAGATTTTTAATACTGATTTTGGTTGTAGCGTTGTTTAGTTATGCAAGTGGTAAAAAGCCTGAAGATGTGTTAATAAGAATATATCCGGGCTCTACTGTTGAAGTTAAAAACTTTACTTTATCACCCCAGCAGGTAGAGAAAATAAGACAGTTATCAAAGATAAAATTTGACTCTAGATTAGTCTCATTATATATAGTTAAGAAAGACGGAAAGATTTTAGCATATGGTTATGTGGATGTACACACAGTTAGAACAAAACCAGAGATTGTACTTTATACCATAACACCAGACGGAAAGTTGGATGTTGTTGAAGTTCTTTATTTTGGTGAGCCTCTTGAGTATCTTCCCGAAGAAAATTGGTTTAAAAATTTCAAAGGAAAGTCGTTAGATAAAGATAGTATAAAAACAAGGTCTGATATTCCTAACGTATCTGGTGCTACGTTAACTTCAAAAGCTGTAACAGACTATGCAAGACTTGCCTTGGCAATTTGGAAGGTTTTGGTGGGAGATGAAAAATGA
- a CDS encoding AAA family ATPase, whose amino-acid sequence MFSENLLDRKSRELLETAKSIASKNQDSMVDTDHLLMAFISKEDNPLVKIIEKRGIDTKSLKENITNYIQDLYSQINKAVSEYTDYIKNLYSQLSQVRTQALEIYRELKEIKAQKERLKRELSYESSFFFGGGSRLELERLSIYEKQLESNLNSLKSQLIQLTDPQTADRFLSGDLNLLSFIYKVIENSSLIKQIDDLGFSKDRFVEKIVENVVGSKTQKQYASKLIKVLENAEKIAFNSGSTVVSPSHIATALIESKDTIAGKVLNEILNFDKKEGGKEKMEGKNIQQEMAEEEKSALEKFTVDLTKAAKEGKLDPVIGREREIQQVIEILLRRTKNNPVLIGEAGVGKTAIVEGLAQKIVNKEVPEELQNKRILSLDLGALVAGTKYRGEFEERMKSLLDELKKDPNIILFIDELHTIVGAGKGEGASDAGQLLKPALARGEIRVIGATTLDEYRKYIEKDPALERRFQPVYVEEPDIDTTIEILKALRPRLEKHHNVKISDKAIEAAAKLTGRYIPARKFPDKAIDALDQACARKKLKLVYASPEVIELERKIKMLDEQIVQASLDGNYEKEAKLKIEKANLEKQLKDLKAKSSNEKAKLEELERQLQEVEKQIEFYSQKGDYEKEAEYKIKKAQIEKEIKALQQKLAESVVVTENDVAEVVAEWTGIPISKMKEEEMERLLHLEEEMHKRLIDQEHAVKLVAEAIRRARAGLSDPRKPLASFMFLGPTGVGKTELAKTLAELLFDDEDAMIRLDMSEFKEEHSVAKLIGAPPGYVGYEEGGKLTEAVRRRPYSVILLDEIEKAHPRVFDLFLQVLDDGRLTDSQGRTVNFRNTVIIMTSNIGSQYLTIIPVDAPEDVIEKEFEIAKQKVLEEVKHYFRPEFLNRIDEIIVFKPLFKKDIIQIIDLMINALNKRLHDRNIKVELTDKAKEVLIKLGYDPVYGARPMRRAIQKYIETPLSEKILRREIKEGDTVIIDAEGDNLTFSVKQ is encoded by the coding sequence ATGTTTAGTGAAAATCTACTTGACAGAAAATCAAGGGAACTTTTAGAGACAGCCAAGAGTATTGCCAGTAAAAACCAAGATTCAATGGTTGACACAGACCATCTACTAATGGCGTTTATCTCAAAAGAAGATAACCCTCTTGTAAAGATAATAGAAAAAAGAGGGATAGACACAAAATCTTTAAAAGAGAACATAACAAACTACATTCAAGACTTGTACTCACAGATAAACAAAGCCGTGTCTGAGTACACAGACTACATTAAAAACCTATACTCTCAACTATCTCAAGTAAGAACTCAAGCCCTTGAAATCTACAGAGAGTTAAAAGAAATAAAAGCTCAAAAAGAAAGATTAAAAAGAGAGCTATCTTACGAATCAAGCTTTTTCTTTGGTGGAGGGTCAAGGTTAGAGTTAGAGAGACTTTCTATATACGAAAAACAACTTGAGTCTAACCTTAACTCTCTAAAGTCTCAACTTATTCAACTAACAGACCCTCAAACAGCTGATAGATTTTTATCCGGAGATTTAAACTTACTATCTTTCATCTACAAAGTTATAGAAAACAGCTCTCTTATAAAACAGATAGATGACCTTGGATTTTCAAAAGATAGATTTGTAGAAAAAATAGTAGAAAACGTAGTAGGTTCAAAAACTCAAAAACAGTACGCATCTAAACTTATAAAAGTGTTAGAAAATGCCGAAAAAATAGCGTTTAACAGTGGTTCTACCGTTGTAAGTCCATCACATATTGCAACGGCTTTAATAGAATCAAAAGACACAATAGCTGGAAAAGTTTTAAATGAAATACTAAATTTTGATAAAAAAGAAGGAGGAAAAGAAAAGATGGAAGGAAAAAACATCCAACAAGAAATGGCAGAAGAGGAAAAATCTGCATTAGAAAAATTTACAGTAGATTTAACAAAGGCAGCAAAAGAAGGTAAACTCGACCCTGTTATAGGAAGAGAGAGAGAAATCCAGCAAGTAATAGAGATACTACTTAGAAGAACTAAAAACAACCCAGTACTCATTGGAGAGGCAGGAGTAGGTAAAACCGCTATAGTAGAAGGATTGGCTCAAAAGATAGTCAATAAAGAAGTTCCGGAAGAGTTACAAAACAAAAGAATCTTATCTTTAGATCTAGGTGCTTTGGTAGCAGGAACAAAGTACAGAGGTGAGTTTGAAGAAAGAATGAAATCACTTTTAGACGAGTTAAAGAAGGACCCTAATATAATCCTATTTATAGACGAACTTCATACAATCGTTGGAGCTGGTAAAGGAGAAGGTGCCTCAGATGCAGGACAACTTCTAAAACCAGCACTAGCAAGAGGAGAGATAAGGGTAATAGGTGCAACTACACTAGATGAATATAGAAAGTATATAGAAAAAGACCCTGCATTAGAAAGAAGATTCCAACCTGTTTACGTAGAAGAACCTGACATAGATACAACTATAGAAATACTTAAAGCTTTAAGACCAAGACTTGAAAAACACCATAACGTAAAAATAAGTGATAAAGCTATAGAAGCAGCTGCAAAACTTACAGGAAGGTACATACCTGCAAGAAAATTCCCAGACAAAGCAATAGACGCGTTAGACCAAGCTTGTGCAAGGAAGAAGCTAAAGCTTGTTTACGCATCACCAGAGGTTATAGAACTTGAAAGAAAAATAAAGATGTTAGATGAACAGATAGTTCAGGCATCTTTAGATGGAAATTATGAAAAAGAAGCAAAACTTAAGATAGAAAAAGCAAACCTTGAAAAACAACTAAAAGACCTAAAGGCCAAATCCTCAAACGAAAAAGCCAAGTTAGAAGAGCTTGAAAGACAGCTTCAAGAAGTAGAAAAACAGATAGAATTTTACAGCCAAAAAGGAGACTACGAAAAAGAAGCTGAGTACAAGATTAAAAAGGCTCAAATAGAAAAAGAGATAAAAGCATTACAGCAAAAGTTAGCAGAATCAGTTGTAGTAACAGAAAATGATGTTGCAGAGGTTGTAGCAGAATGGACAGGTATACCTATATCTAAGATGAAAGAAGAAGAAATGGAAAGACTACTCCACCTTGAAGAAGAAATGCATAAAAGACTAATAGACCAAGAACACGCAGTAAAATTAGTAGCTGAAGCGATAAGAAGAGCAAGGGCAGGACTGTCAGACCCAAGAAAACCACTTGCATCATTTATGTTCCTTGGACCTACAGGAGTAGGTAAAACAGAACTTGCAAAAACCTTAGCAGAGCTACTATTTGACGACGAAGATGCAATGATAAGGTTAGATATGTCAGAGTTTAAAGAAGAACACTCTGTTGCAAAACTAATCGGAGCTCCTCCGGGATACGTAGGTTACGAAGAAGGAGGAAAACTAACAGAAGCTGTAAGGAGAAGACCTTACTCTGTAATACTCTTAGATGAGATAGAAAAAGCACATCCAAGAGTGTTTGATTTATTCTTACAAGTTTTAGATGATGGAAGACTAACAGACTCACAAGGAAGAACTGTAAACTTTAGAAACACTGTTATAATAATGACTTCAAACATAGGAAGCCAGTATCTAACAATAATACCAGTTGACGCTCCAGAAGATGTTATAGAAAAAGAGTTTGAAATAGCAAAGCAAAAAGTTTTAGAAGAAGTTAAACACTACTTCAGACCAGAGTTTTTAAACAGGATAGATGAGATAATTGTATTTAAACCTCTATTCAAGAAAGATATAATCCAGATAATAGACTTGATGATAAACGCTCTAAACAAAAGACTACACGACAGAAACATAAAAGTAGAACTTACAGACAAAGCAAAAGAAGTTCTAATAAAACTTGGATACGATCCTGTTTACGGTGCAAGACCTATGAGAAGAGCTATCCAAAAGTACATAGAAACTCCACTTTCTGAAAAAATACTAAGAAGAGAAATAAAAGAAGGAGACACTGTTATAATTGATGCAGAAGGAGATAATTTAACATTCTCAGTTAAACAGTAA
- a CDS encoding FAD:protein FMN transferase yields the protein MTRLMLLFFLILSYTFSKAEEKVFNLMGTYAIIDLEDEQKIYETYRYLREIEDLLSDYKDDSEISLINKMAGKRPVKVSPITFEVIKKSMEICKLTKGAFDITVGSITINHRRLKMIDRKTAEKLVNCNNIVLDYKQNTVFLKKKYMAIDLGGIGKGFAIEKAYEKISTSKGFIAIAGDLKVWGHQRNIGIYNPIDKSVVAVGLNKRDFCLSTSGNYFQNHIIGKKTDILQVSVVYEECSFTDAISTGIFAMNEKERKKFLENVTFGYLIIYQDGRVEFNKKLLEYFEYLTFKPF from the coding sequence ATGACTAGATTAATGCTTCTTTTTTTCTTGATTTTATCATACACTTTTTCTAAAGCTGAGGAAAAGGTGTTTAATTTAATGGGAACATATGCAATCATAGATTTAGAAGATGAACAAAAAATTTACGAAACTTATAGATATCTAAGAGAGATAGAAGACCTTTTGTCCGATTACAAAGATGATTCTGAAATATCTTTAATTAACAAGATGGCAGGAAAAAGACCGGTAAAGGTTAGTCCTATAACTTTTGAAGTCATAAAAAAATCTATGGAGATTTGTAAATTAACTAAAGGTGCCTTTGATATAACTGTTGGTTCTATAACGATAAACCATCGTAGACTAAAGATGATAGATAGAAAAACGGCTGAAAAGTTAGTAAACTGTAATAATATAGTATTAGATTATAAACAAAATACAGTTTTTCTAAAGAAAAAGTATATGGCTATTGATTTAGGGGGAATAGGGAAAGGTTTTGCCATTGAAAAAGCATATGAAAAAATATCTACCAGTAAAGGCTTTATTGCTATTGCTGGAGATTTAAAAGTTTGGGGTCATCAAAGAAATATTGGTATATACAACCCTATTGATAAATCAGTTGTTGCTGTAGGTTTAAATAAGAGAGACTTTTGCCTCTCTACGTCAGGAAATTACTTTCAAAACCATATAATAGGTAAAAAAACTGATATACTACAAGTTTCTGTAGTTTATGAAGAGTGTAGTTTTACAGATGCAATAAGCACAGGAATATTTGCAATGAATGAAAAGGAAAGAAAAAAGTTTTTAGAAAATGTAACGTTTGGATATTTGATAATATATCAAGATGGTAGAGTAGAGTTTAATAAGAAGCTTCTTGAATACTTTGAATATCTAACCTTCAAACCTTTTTAA